TCGTTCAACTGAACGCATTCCCTGCGCCCTACAGTCTCTCGCCGCCCAGCGCCTTTCTCGCCACGCTGATCGACGCCGTGGTCAAGGCCGGGGCGTGCGGCATAATTTTGGAGTCCTATGGCGAAGGCAACTTTCCCTCCGGCAACCCGGACACACCTAGCGCAGGAGCTATCTATCAGGCCCTGAATCAGGCCAATCAAAGCGGGGTGAACCTGGTCGATTGCACCCAGGTATTGGCCGGCACGGTGAACAACAGCGCTTACGCCGCCGGTGCCTGGCTACCCCAGGTTGGTGCCCTGTCTCCGGCGGACATGACGCCCATGGCCGCCCTGGCGAAGCTGATGATCCTCATGGCCTCAGCCGCCTCCAACGGCTGGACACGCCAACAAGTGCAGAGCCTGATGCAAACCAATCTCGCCGGCGAGATGCTCAGCGTGAACTATCTGGATAGCCGGACCAGCGCTGAACTCTTGCCCAACCAGAGCATCAGCGCCCTGGACGGCAGCGCCACCCTGACCAACACCTCCGATCAGGGCCCTCTATTACTCGCCAGCGACCAGAGCACCCCTCTGTGGCGCCTGCCCATCACCATCCAGCCGGGTGATCTCCCTGGCCGCTTGCGCATGCAGGATGACGGCAACCTGGTGTTCTACAACCGCAACAACCAGGCCATCTGGGCCAGTGATACCGGCCGATACGGCGGCGCCTCATCGCGCCTCGTCATCAGTGGCCATTACGCCAGCTCAGCCCAGGACAACAGCCTGCTCCTGCAGGTTTACGACTACTCCAGCATGGTCAGCGCCTGCCAGCTCTACCCCTAACCCTACCCTGTCTCCACCGAAGAGGAATGCGCCATGAACACCTCACCACGCCCCTTCAAATTCAGCGGTGTGATTGCCCCCCAGGATTTCTTTCACCAAACCACAAGCGCCACTGCACTGGGTGCGGTGCCGGACGAACACTACATAGCCCCTATGGTCATACCGGTGCAAATCAGCGTGCCCGAAAAAGAAACCATCGGCGTACCCCAGTATTCGGCCACGGTTTACGGAGAGGCGGCAGGAGGCTACGCCCCCTCCAGGGACTGCCAGGGCAACTTCATGTCCTTCAAGTTCCAACCCAACAACAACTGTTACGCCTACGGCTGCAACATCACGCCCAACACCTTTCCGCAGCCAGGACGGCAGAGCGGCTACTTGCTGACCGCAGCGGACTTCAAACAGCCCTTAGCCGATCTGGGCGCCCTGGTCAGCAGCTACGCCGTAAAAGACGGGTTGGAGTTTGTCGGCACTAGCCTCGAAGAACTGTTTGCCTTTAAGTCCAGCAAGCAGGGCACCAACCCACAGCTGCCAGGCAAACTGGGGGCGGGCTACCTCGGCGGGCACTTCGTCGCGCTGATGGTTTCCACCGCGGGCGACGCCAACTGGCCGGGCGACTACCACTGGGCACGCTGTGACACCTCATCTGGCGCTTGCGACAGCTGGTCACAAAAAGATGGCTCCGATCAGGTCACCAACTTTGACTTTGCCGGCAACCCCATCAGCAATCCCATGACAGCCAACTGGCAAGTCAACCAGGGGCCAATATCCAGTACTGACAACCGTGAACTGGTGGTGGAGTACGGTTTCTATTGCTTTATGTTCGTCCCGGAAGCGGGCGTCCAGATCATCTAAGCCTGCGTTGACCATCGATAAAAAGCCCAGCGCCCAGAGGGTGGCTGGGCTCGTCACCCTACTGAATCGTCCCCAATTTCGTAGACAGATCCGAATGAATGCTTCTGGCCGGTCTCAGCCGGTTTCCAGAGGCAACTACGAAGCAATTATGGCCGGTCGTGTGCGGCGAGCAGGTCCATGACCAGCACCCTCCGCTATACGCCATACCTCCCTGACTTCTTCTCCCCCAATCCCTAGCTGGAACTATCGCGCTCAAGGTCAGCGTCATCCTCGAAATGGTCTTTGACCCCTTCCCCGCCAATGCCGAACCTCTCGCCCGCGGCACCTGTGCGTGCCGCGCGATTCGCCAGGGAGGCTGGGCTCAGGGATGCAAGCGACGACGGTGCTGTACGGCCAGGTGCTGGCGGTGTTGGCCATCACCCTGTCTGGGGTATGGGCTGCCACCCAGTGGACGGCTGCCGCGCTCGGCTACCAGGCACGCCTGGGCGCGCCCTGGTTCGAGTTGCTGGGCACGCCGATCTATCACCCCTGGCGCCTGTTCGAGTGGTGGTTCGTCTTCGATGCCTATGCACCGGAGGTCTTCAACGTCGGTGGCAGTATCGCCGCGTGCAGCAGCCTGCTGGCGCTGGTGGTGGCGATCAGCATGGCGATCTGGCGCGCCCGCCAGGCTCGGCGGGTCACCACCTATGGCTCGGCGCGCTGGGCCGAGGCGGAAGAGGTTCGCCAGGCCGGGCTGACTCGACCGGCCGGCGTGTTCCTCGGCCTGTTTCAGGAGCAGTACCTGCGCCATGAAGGCCCCGAGCATGTGCTGGCCTTCGCACCGACGCGCTCGGGCAAGGGCGTCGGCCTGGTGGTGCCCACCCTGCTCGCCTGGCCGGCCTCGGCGGTGATCCACGACATCAAGGGCGAGAACTGGAGCCTGACCGCAGGCTGGCGCTCGCGCTTTTCCCACTGCCTGCTGTTCAATCCCACCGACCGGGCCTCGGCCGCCTACAACCCGCTGCTTGAAGTCCGTCGCGGCACCCACGAGGTGCGCGATGTGCAGAACATTGCCGACATCCTGGTCGACCCGGAAGGTGCACTGGAGCGGCGCAACCACTGGGAGAAGACCAGCCATGCACTGCTGGTCGGCGCCATCCTGCACGTGCTCTATGCCGGCCAGGACAAGACGCTGCGCGGCGTCGCCAACTTCCTCTCGGATCCAGCCTGTACCTTCGAGCTGACGCTGCAGCGGATGATGACCACGCCACACCTGGACGAGGCACCCCACCCGGTGGTCGCCTCGGCCGCGCGGGAGGTGCTGAACAAGAGCGAGAACGAGCGCTCCGGCGTGCTGTCCACGGCCATGTCGTTTCTCGGCCTGTACCGCGACCCGACGGTGGCCGAGGTCACCTCGCGTTGCGACTGGCGCATCGCCGACCTCATCGCGGCCGAGCATCCGGTGTCGTTGTACCTGGTGGTGCCGCCCTCGGATATCAGCCGCACCAAGCCGCTGATCCGCCTGATCCTCAACCAGATCGGCCGGCGCCTGACCGAGTCCCTCGAAGGCGCCGACGGTATCGCGCGCAAGCACAAGCTGCTCTTGATGCTCGATGAGTTTCCGGCGCTGGGACGGCTGGACTTCTTCGAGTCGGCCCTGGCTTTTATGGCCGGCTATGGCCTGCGCGCCTTTCTGATCTCGCAGTCGCTCAACCAGATCGACAAGGCCTACGGCCAGAACCACTCGATCCTCGACAACTGCCATGTGCGGGTGACCTTCGCCACCAACGACGAACGCACCGCCAAGCGCATCTCCGAGACCCTGGGCACCGCCACCGAGCTGCGCGCGCAGCGCAACTATGCCGGTCACCGCCTGGCGCCCTGGCTGGGCCACCTGATGGTCTCGCGCCAGGAAACCGCGCGTCCGCTGCTGACCCCGGGCGAGGTGATGCAACTGCCCAGCGACGAGGCCGTGGTGATGCTCTCCGGCCACGCGCCGATCCGGGCGAAAAAGCTGCGCTACTTCAGTGACGGCAACTTCCAGCGTCGGGTATTGCCGGCGCCGCGACTGCAACCGGGGCGCTACGCCGATGCGCCGGCGCCGCGGGCGGACGATTGGAGCAGCCTGGCCGTGCCTGCGCTCGTGGACGCTTCACCGGTCAGCCAGGGCGACGACGAGACCGTCGAGGACGGGAGACCTCGCCGTCAGCCCGAACTGGCCGAGCTCGCCCAGCTGCCTGAGCCCGACGACCTGGCCAGCGACCTGCTGCTGCTCGACGAGGACGACGTCCCCGCTCCCTTCCCTACCCAGCCGGATCCGCGCCTGCAGCGCGTGGCGCGGCTGGCCGCCCTCGACCCCGACGATGGAATAGCCCTATGAGCCGAGCCCGCCTGAACCTGTTTATCCAACCCGAGCACGCCAAGCGCCTGAGCGAACTGGCGATCAGCAAGGGCGTGTCGAAGTCCTCGATCATCGCCGCGGCGCTGGCTTCCTGGCTGTCGCCTGAGTCGGGCGAGCAACGGGAGGTAGCTCTGGCCAAGCGCCTGGACCGACTGTCGCGCCAGTTCGAGCGGCTGGAGCGCGACCAGCACATCCTGATCGAGACCGTGGCGCTCTACGTGCGCTACTACCTCACGGTCAGCACGCCGGTGCCAGAGGCCCATCAGGAGGCGGCGCGGGCCCAGGGCAAGCTGCGCTTCACCCAGTTCGTCGAGCAACTCGGCCGTCACCTGCAGCGCGGGCGCAGCCTGGTCAGGGAGGTGCACGAGGAGGGTCAGCCGGCGCCTCAGGCCACGGGAGAGCGCTCATGAGCGCTGCTTACTCCCCAGTGCTGACCGCGGCGGCGGCCTCCCTGGACCGCCGCACCCGCATGCTGCGCACGGCCATGGGCCCGTTGATTGCCGCGGCCCTGGATGATCCGGACGTGGTCGAGGTCATGCTCAACCCCGACGGCGCGCTCTGGATCGACCGCCTCTCGGGTGGCCGCTGCCGACTGGGCACCCTGTCCGCCGCCGACGGCGAGCGGATCATCCTCCTGGTGGCCGCCCACATCGGCGCGGAGGTGCACCGCGGGAGGCCGCTGCTCAGTGCCGAGCTGCCGGAGACCGGCGAGCGTTTCGAGGGCGTGCTGCCACCGGTGGCAGCCGGGCCGACCTTCGCCCTGCGCAAGCGCGCCGCCGGTGTCATCCCCCTGGCGCGTTACGTGGCCGACGGCATTCTTTCCTACGGACAAGCCGAGTACCTGCGCGACGCCGTGCGCAACCGCCTGAACATCCTGGTTGCCGGCGGTACCAGCAGCGGCAAGACCACCCTGGCCAATGCGCTGCTGGCCGAGGTGGCCGGCAGTGGCGACCGCGTGCTGGTGCTCGAGGACACTGTGGAGTTGCAGTGCCCGGCCCTCGACCACGTCGCCCTGCGCACCAAACCCGACGTGGTGTGCATGGCCGACCTGGTACGCACCACCCTGCGCCTGCGCCCCGACCGGGTGGTGGTCGGCGAGGTGCGCGGCGGCGAGGCACTCGATCTGGTCAAGGCCTGGGGCACCGGCCACCCGGGCGGCATCGCCACCATTCATGCCGGCTCCGCCCAGGGAGCCCTGCTGCGCCTGGAGCAACTGATCCTGGAGGTCGCCCTGGCCGCGCCACGGGCGCTGATCGCCGAGGCGGTCAACCTGGTGGTGTTCCTCGCCGGCCGCGGCCGTACCCGCCATGTCCAGCAGATCGCCCGGGTCGTCGGCCATGACGAACGCGGCTACCGCCTCCAGCCCATCGACACCCTCGATAGCAACCCTTCCCTGCCCACTGCCTCAGGAGACCAGCCATGAATCCCTTTCTCGTCCCCGTTGTGTTGCGCCGACGCACCACCCGCGCTCTGGTACTGGGTGCATTGCTATTCGGCGCCAGCTTGCCGGTCTTTGCGGCGGGCTCCGGCATGCCCTGGGAAGGGCCGCTGCAGTCGATCCTCGACTCGGTGCAGGGACCGGTGGCGCGCATCATCGCGGTGATCATCATCATTACCACCGGCCTGACCCTGGCCTTCGGCGACACCAGCGGCGGCTTCCGCAAGCTGATCCAGATCGTCTTCGGCCTGTCGATCGCCTTCGCCGCCTCGTCCTTCTTCCTCAGTTTCTTCAGCTTCGCCGGCGGGGCGTTGGTCGCATGAACGGCGAACGCGAACTCATCACCGGCTTCGAGGTACCGCTGCACCGCGCCCTGGCCGAACCGATCCTGCTCGGCGGCGCGCCACGCAACGTGGCCATCCTCAACGGCACCCTGGCGGCGGTGGTCGGCCTCGGCCTGCAGCTATGGATCCCGGGTCTGGTGCTTTGGTTGGTCGGTCACTCGCTGGCCGTCTGGGGCGCCCGCCTGGATCCGCAGTTCCTCCAGGTGTTCGCCCGCCACATCAAGCAGCCTTCGCTGCTGGACGTGTGAGGAGCGCCGCCATGCTGAACCTCAGCGAATACCAACGCCGTCCGGCCCAGCTCGCCGACTGGCTGCCCTGGGCCGGCCTGGTCGCCCCGGGTGTGGTGCTGAACAAGGACGGCGCCTTCCAGCGCACCCTGCGCTTTCGCGGGCCGGACCTCGACAGCGCCACCCAGGGCGAGCTGGTAGCCACTTCGGCGCGCCTGAACAACGCCTTGCGCCGCCTCGGCTTGGGCTGGGCGCTGTTCATCGAGGCCGAGCGTCTGGCGGCAGCCGACTACCCCGAAAGTGATTTTTCCGAGCCGCTGTCCTGGCTGGTGGAGCAGGAGCGACGCGCCGCTTTTGAGGCCCAGGGCAGCCACTTCGAGAGCGCCTACCACCTGACGCTGCTCTACCTGCCGCCGGAGGAGTCACGCGCCCGCGCCGCCGGCCTGCTCTATGAGCACCGGGAGCAACGTGGCGTCGACTGGCGCGAGCGGCTGGCCGCCTTCGTCGCCGAGAGCGAGCGTTTCTTCGACCTGTTGGAAGGAGTGATGCCGGAGCTTGCCTGGCTCGACGACAGCCAGACCCTGAGCTACCTGCACGCCACGGTATCGCCCCACCGCCAGCGGGTCGCCGTGCCGGAAGTGCCGTTTCACCTGGATGCCCTGCTGGCCGACAGCCCGCTGACCACCGGCCTCGCGCCGCGGCTGGGCGAGCAGCACCTGCGCGTGCTGTCGGTGCGCGGCTTTCCCACCTCGACCTGGCCGGGTGTGCTGGATGATCTGAACCGCCTGGGTTTCGCCTATCGCTGGTCGACCCGCTTCATCTGCCTGGACAAAGATGAAGCCGAGAAAGAGCTGGTGCGCCTGCGTCGGCAGTGGTTCGCCAAACGCAAGGGTGTGTTGGCGCTGCTGCGCGAGGCGATCTTCCAGCAGGAAAGCCCGCTGCTCGACAGCGACGCGGCGAACAAGGCCGGCGACGCCAATGCGGCGCTGCAGGAGCTGGGTGCCGACCAGGTCGCCTTCGGCTATGTGACGGCCACCGTGACGGTCCGCGACCGCGACGCCCGGGTCGCCGATGAGAAACTGCGCCTGGTCGAGCGGGTGATCCAGGGCCGCGGCTTTGTCACCATCGCCGAGAGCCTCAACGCGGTGGAGGCCTGGCTGTCGTCGATCCCCGGCAACGCCTACGCCAACGTCCGCCAGCCGCTGATCTCCACCCTCAACCTGGCCCACCTGATGCCGCTCTCGGCGGTGTGGGCCGGCCCTGTGCGCAACGAGCACCTGGACGGCCCGCCGCTGGTGATCACCCGCACCGACGGCGCCACGCCCTTCCGCCTGGTCACCCACGTCGGCGATGTCGGCCACACCCTGGTGGCCGGCCCCACCGGCATGGGCAAGTCGGTGCTGCTGGCGACCCTTGCTATGCAATTTCGTCGCTACCCGGGTTCGCGTCTGTTCCTCTTCGACATGGGCCGCTCGCTGCGGGCGGCGGTGCTGGGCCTGGGCGGCGAGCACTACGACCTGGGCGGCGATGGCGACCTGGCCTTCCAGCCGCTGGCGCGCATCGATCAGCCCAGCTACCGCGCCTGGGCCGCCGAGTGGCTGGAGGCGCGCCTGCTGCAGGAAGGCGTGGCGGTCGGCCCGGAGCGGAAGGCCGCGCTGTGGTCCGCCCTGGACAGCCTGGCCGGCGCCCCTGTGGCGCAGCGCACGCTGACCGGCCTGTCAGTGCTGCTGCAGGACAACGCCCTGCGTCAGGCCCTGCAGCCCTATGTGCTGGGCGGTGCCCATGGCCGGCTGCTGGATGCCGACCAGGATCGCCTGGGCACGGCCGAGGTGCAGTGCTTCGAGATGGAAGAGCTGATGCACAGCAAGGCGGCGGTGGCGGCCGTGCTGGGCTACCTGTTCGCCCGTTTCGAGGAGCGCTTCGACGGCGCGCCGACCCTGCTGATCCTCGACGAGGCCTGGCTGTTTCTCGACGACCCGCTGTTCGCCGCGCGCATCCGCCAGTGGCTCAAGACCCTGCGCAAGAAGAATGTCTCGGTGCTATTCGCCACCCAGTCGCTGGCCGACATCCAGGACTCCTGCATCGCCGCGGCGATCGTCGAGAGCTGCGCCAGTCGCATCTTCCTGCCCAACCCCCAGGCCGGCGAACCGCAGATCCGCGGCATCTACCAGGGCTTCGGCCTCAACGACCGGCAGCTCGAGATCATCGCCCAGGCCACGCCCAAGCGCGATTACTACTACCAGTCGCGCCAGGGCAACCGCCTGTTCGACCTCGACCTGGGCCCGGTTGCGCTGGCCTTCGCCGCCTCCGCCAGCCCGGCCGAGCAGCGTGAAATCGACCGAATCCTCCGGGACTCCGGCACCGCGGATTTCGCCCCTGCCTGGCTGCGCCACCGCGGCCTGGACTGGGCCGCCGACCTGCTCGCCTCTTATTCCCTGCCACGCAAGGAGTGCCTGTGATGAAACCCCTTACCCGTCTTGCGCCTGTCGTCATGTTGCTGACCCTGGGCCTGCTGGCATTGCAGCCGGCCAACGCCGTGACCGTGATCGACCCGACCAACCTGGTGCAGAACATCCTGACCGCCGTGCGCACCATGGAGATGATCAACAACCAGGTCAGCCAGCTGCAGAACGAAACCCAGATGCTGCTGAACCAGGCCCGTAACCTGGCGAAGCTGGACTACAACGCGGTCAACCGCCTGCGGGTGAC
The genomic region above belongs to Pseudomonas benzenivorans and contains:
- a CDS encoding conjugal transfer protein TraG; protein product: MQATTVLYGQVLAVLAITLSGVWAATQWTAAALGYQARLGAPWFELLGTPIYHPWRLFEWWFVFDAYAPEVFNVGGSIAACSSLLALVVAISMAIWRARQARRVTTYGSARWAEAEEVRQAGLTRPAGVFLGLFQEQYLRHEGPEHVLAFAPTRSGKGVGLVVPTLLAWPASAVIHDIKGENWSLTAGWRSRFSHCLLFNPTDRASAAYNPLLEVRRGTHEVRDVQNIADILVDPEGALERRNHWEKTSHALLVGAILHVLYAGQDKTLRGVANFLSDPACTFELTLQRMMTTPHLDEAPHPVVASAAREVLNKSENERSGVLSTAMSFLGLYRDPTVAEVTSRCDWRIADLIAAEHPVSLYLVVPPSDISRTKPLIRLILNQIGRRLTESLEGADGIARKHKLLLMLDEFPALGRLDFFESALAFMAGYGLRAFLISQSLNQIDKAYGQNHSILDNCHVRVTFATNDERTAKRISETLGTATELRAQRNYAGHRLAPWLGHLMVSRQETARPLLTPGEVMQLPSDEAVVMLSGHAPIRAKKLRYFSDGNFQRRVLPAPRLQPGRYADAPAPRADDWSSLAVPALVDASPVSQGDDETVEDGRPRRQPELAELAQLPEPDDLASDLLLLDEDDVPAPFPTQPDPRLQRVARLAALDPDDGIAL
- a CDS encoding CopG family transcriptional regulator; translation: MSRARLNLFIQPEHAKRLSELAISKGVSKSSIIAAALASWLSPESGEQREVALAKRLDRLSRQFERLERDQHILIETVALYVRYYLTVSTPVPEAHQEAARAQGKLRFTQFVEQLGRHLQRGRSLVREVHEEGQPAPQATGERS
- the trbE gene encoding conjugal transfer protein TrbE, which produces MLNLSEYQRRPAQLADWLPWAGLVAPGVVLNKDGAFQRTLRFRGPDLDSATQGELVATSARLNNALRRLGLGWALFIEAERLAAADYPESDFSEPLSWLVEQERRAAFEAQGSHFESAYHLTLLYLPPEESRARAAGLLYEHREQRGVDWRERLAAFVAESERFFDLLEGVMPELAWLDDSQTLSYLHATVSPHRQRVAVPEVPFHLDALLADSPLTTGLAPRLGEQHLRVLSVRGFPTSTWPGVLDDLNRLGFAYRWSTRFICLDKDEAEKELVRLRRQWFAKRKGVLALLREAIFQQESPLLDSDAANKAGDANAALQELGADQVAFGYVTATVTVRDRDARVADEKLRLVERVIQGRGFVTIAESLNAVEAWLSSIPGNAYANVRQPLISTLNLAHLMPLSAVWAGPVRNEHLDGPPLVITRTDGATPFRLVTHVGDVGHTLVAGPTGMGKSVLLATLAMQFRRYPGSRLFLFDMGRSLRAAVLGLGGEHYDLGGDGDLAFQPLARIDQPSYRAWAAEWLEARLLQEGVAVGPERKAALWSALDSLAGAPVAQRTLTGLSVLLQDNALRQALQPYVLGGAHGRLLDADQDRLGTAEVQCFEMEELMHSKAAVAAVLGYLFARFEERFDGAPTLLILDEAWLFLDDPLFAARIRQWLKTLRKKNVSVLFATQSLADIQDSCIAAAIVESCASRIFLPNPQAGEPQIRGIYQGFGLNDRQLEIIAQATPKRDYYYQSRQGNRLFDLDLGPVALAFAASASPAEQREIDRILRDSGTADFAPAWLRHRGLDWAADLLASYSLPRKECL
- a CDS encoding asparaginase domain-containing protein, coding for MNIAIINTGGTISCVGDPLAPMTASAFAEASEQLLNPILQQQFPDLSIGYLTEISFPESATKTLDSTNLQPTDWCIMAQGILENYAAYDGFVILHGTDSMDFSGAALAFLLNSFDANGYGTAVLSKPVIITGSQVPLYYQAGSDQALSLNFNTDAYQNLCGAVAAAQCGIAEVCVYFHNHLYRGNRAVKTNASQFDAFSSPNYPALAKYGIELTLNSEACLPGPVHSNLSLDTPTVLAKQQSQVSSIQACINTFPIVQLNAFPAPYSLSPPSAFLATLIDAVVKAGACGIILESYGEGNFPSGNPDTPSAGAIYQALNQANQSGVNLVDCTQVLAGTVNNSAYAAGAWLPQVGALSPADMTPMAALAKLMILMASAASNGWTRQQVQSLMQTNLAGEMLSVNYLDSRTSAELLPNQSISALDGSATLTNTSDQGPLLLASDQSTPLWRLPITIQPGDLPGRLRMQDDGNLVFYNRNNQAIWASDTGRYGGASSRLVISGHYASSAQDNSLLLQVYDYSSMVSACQLYP
- the trbB gene encoding P-type conjugative transfer ATPase TrbB, which translates into the protein MSAAYSPVLTAAAASLDRRTRMLRTAMGPLIAAALDDPDVVEVMLNPDGALWIDRLSGGRCRLGTLSAADGERIILLVAAHIGAEVHRGRPLLSAELPETGERFEGVLPPVAAGPTFALRKRAAGVIPLARYVADGILSYGQAEYLRDAVRNRLNILVAGGTSSGKTTLANALLAEVAGSGDRVLVLEDTVELQCPALDHVALRTKPDVVCMADLVRTTLRLRPDRVVVGEVRGGEALDLVKAWGTGHPGGIATIHAGSAQGALLRLEQLILEVALAAPRALIAEAVNLVVFLAGRGRTRHVQQIARVVGHDERGYRLQPIDTLDSNPSLPTASGDQP
- a CDS encoding VirB3 family type IV secretion system protein, which translates into the protein MNGERELITGFEVPLHRALAEPILLGGAPRNVAILNGTLAAVVGLGLQLWIPGLVLWLVGHSLAVWGARLDPQFLQVFARHIKQPSLLDV
- a CDS encoding TrbC/VirB2 family protein; this encodes MNPFLVPVVLRRRTTRALVLGALLFGASLPVFAAGSGMPWEGPLQSILDSVQGPVARIIAVIIIITTGLTLAFGDTSGGFRKLIQIVFGLSIAFAASSFFLSFFSFAGGALVA